In one window of Xiphophorus hellerii strain 12219 chromosome 23, Xiphophorus_hellerii-4.1, whole genome shotgun sequence DNA:
- the LOC116714583 gene encoding matrin-3-like isoform X6, whose product MFPFRQPSDSDLRPDPRRYGSGAERDFFRPPQESLSPGPAPQDGVLSLLSSCGLEPEDLSVLAKLPEDILTVESLPQILKQIKGQKAPPPAFPPRPEEPFHLGTAKPLPARPPSPPPPSSSFKAFSSAPRDWERLRHQPVQYPLHLLSAESRPDRWPGQQAAGSGRSPPPPSSSSTRRAVDQDLRPRPPVYGKDGSSFSGSAGRTRPSRFSGSGDFRTAPPLDERRRNSRPSFSSRVPDRVPNLNRARDPASGAMPSKKQALDFHGTSPPAFPYSCSLCDIAVLSEKVWIQHVNTTGHADGQLNLLQRFPRWDCRLESAGRDENQSNHRRDGANPAPPPPRPNQNRADPQTSKKQQKVRRFCSGHQEAAAGPQCVCVCQASDKGKVVCAKFPPQAVDEASLRKLIEPFGKVGKILMFPSLAFVEMGSSDQAKDLVKFYSSSDPEARKVKVEFNISNAFSFLQSSQVVSFTPAPSGEDGRSDLLSIAKRFGEPLYTLFLPSKAFVEMKLSAEAQKLVDYYSASALRINGATIQVAFSSEYRTLLRVPSAQKYEDEPAETKEPNRTRQARTRSGSRDRSRGGRRRRSGSGDRKRPETRTRTRSRSRERYGTSSPGQNQNQTEGKPKEPQNPESRSAEPQRDEGDDDDKAQPAAGEEEDQLADEDQSDSDIEGMEVIAEDGQNLDEEEEEEEEEEEEQKPESPGADGGELEKTGAEEEEEEEVEFPVDLESCITLDEVKTDDEDEAPPADCRCEDVGKKGSGEPGPEPTGPTPDHESSGSVSRTQEEPEPSDQTRSTETLEPEPDRTGLEPESQTGSQKVLETRRAKIRSRKSSGDDGTRTGSNEEPDQRKTASRTAPEPGPEKRKATPENDDVPLKTLRRENGPEPGQNLSTAEPEADEEKKQQIKTDEQNPTEPEPREQECGAPPAEGAAEPQKPVGAEFVRPVVGYFCNLCQLIFIDEDEAKLQHCATPAHYRKYQEKTGKDPWMS is encoded by the exons ATGTTCCCGTTCCGACAGCCGTCCGACTCGGACCTGCGGCCCGACCCTCGGCGCTACGGCTCTGGAGCGGAGCGGGACTTTTTCCGCCCCCCCCAGGAGTCTTTGTCGCCGGGCCCCGCCCCCCAGGACGGCGTCCTGAGCCTGCTGAGCAGCTGCGGCCTGGAGCCGGAGGACCTGTCGGTGCTGGCCAAGCTTCCTGAGGACATCCTGACCGTCGAGTCTCTTCCTCAGATCCTCAAGCAGATCAAAGGCCAGAAAGCTCCGCCCCCAGCGTTCCCCCCCCGGCCAGAGGAGCCGTTCCACCTGGGGACTGCCAAGCCTTTACCTGCCAGGCCGCCCTCTCCGCCGCCCCCTTCCTCCTCATTCAAGGCCTTTAGCTCCGCCCCCAGGGACTGGGAGCGGCTCCGCCACCAGCCGGTCCAGTACCCGCTGCACCTACTCTCTGCCGAGTCCCGGCCGGACCGCTGGCCAGGTCAGCAGGCCGCCGGGTCAGGCAGGTCCCCCCCGCCGCCGTCCTCTTCGTCGACCAGGCGGGCCGTAGACCAGGACCTCAGGCCACGCCCCCCCGTCTACGGTAAGGACGGTTCCTCCTTCAGCGGGTCAGCAGGCAGAACCCGTCCTTCCCGTTTCTCCGGGTCAGGTGATTTCAGGACAGCTCCTCCTCTTGATGAGCGCCGCCGCAACTCCAGGCCGTCCTTCAGCAGCCGTGTCCCGGACCGGGTTCCGAACCTGAACCGGGCCCGCGACCCGGCCTCCGGCGCCATGCCCTCTAAGAAACAAGCTCTGGACTTCCACGGAACGTCGCCGCCGGCGTTCCCGTACTCGTGCTCGCTGTGTGACATCGCCGTTCTGTCAGAGAAG GTTTGGATTCAGCACGTCAACACGACTGGACACGCAGACGGGCAGCTCAACCTGCTGCAGCG GTTTCCACGGTGGGACTGTCGCCTGGAAAGCGCTGGAAG GGACGAGAACCAATCAAACCACAGGAGAGATGGAGCAAATCCCGCCCCGCCGCCCCCCAGACCCAATCAGAACCGAG CAGATCCACAGACGTCCAAGAAGCAGCAGAAGGTGAGAAGGTTCTGCTCAGGTCATCAGGAGGCCGCCGCTGGgcctca gtgtgtgtgtgtgtgtcaggcgTCAGATAAAGGGAAGGTGGTGTGTGCCAAGTTCCCTCCTCAGGCTGTGGACGAGGCGTCTCTGAGGAAACTCATCGAGCCGTTTGGAAAGGTCGGAAAAATCCTCATGTTTCCGTCTCTG GCCTTCGTAGAGATGGGTTCCTCCGATCAGGCCAAGGACCTGGTCAAGTTCTACAGCAGTTCTGACCCAGAAGCCAGGAAGGTGAAGGTGGAGTTCAACATCTCCAACGCCTTCAGCTTCCTGCAG AGCTCCCAGGTGGTGAGCTTCACTCCAGCGCCGAGCGGCGAGGACGGCCGGTCCGATCTGCTCAGCATCGCCAAGCGCTTCGGGGAGCCGCTCTACACGCTCTTCCTGCCCTCCAAG gccTTTGTGGAGATGAAGCTGTCGGCTGAGGCCCAGAAGCTGGTGGACTACTACTCGGCCAGCGCCCTGCGGATCAACGGCGCCACCATCCAGGTGGCCTTCTCCTCCGAGTACCGGACCCTGCT GCGGGTTCCGTCGGCCCAGAAGTACGAAGACGAGCCGGCCGAGACCAAGGAGCCCAACAGAACCCGACAGGCCAGGACCCGGTCCGGGTCCAGAGACCGGTCCAGGGGAGGGCGGCGGAGACGGAGCGGTTCTGGAGACAGGAAGAGACcagagaccagaaccagaacccggtcCAGATCCAGAGAACGGTATGGAACCAGTTCTCCcgggcagaaccagaaccagacggaGGGGAAGCCCAAAGAACCACAGAACCCAG AGTCCAGATCGGCTGAACCTCAGAgagatgaaggtgatgatgatgataaagcCCAACCAGCGGCTGGGGAAGAGGAGGACCAGCTGGCTGATGAAGATCA GTCCGACAGCGACATCGAGGGCATGGAGGTCATCGCCGAGGACGGACAGAACCTggacgaggaagaggaagaggaggaggaggaggaggaagagcagaaaCCAGAATCACCTGGAGCAG ATGGAGGAGAGCTGGAGAAGACCggagctgaggaagaggaagaggag gaagtagaattCCCAGTGGATCTGGAGAGCTGCATCACTCTGGACGAGGTGAAGACGGACGATGAAG ATGAAGCGCCACCTGCCGACTGTCGCTGCGAGGATGTCGGGAAGAAGGGTTCTGGAGAACCCGGTCCGGAGCCGACTGGACCGACTCCAGACCATGAAAGTTCTGGTTCCGTCTCCAGAACccaggaggaaccagaaccttcagatCAGACGAGGTCCACTGAGACTCTGGAgccagaaccagacagaaccggTCTGGAGCCAGAGAGCCAGACCGGATCCCAGAAAGTTCTGGAGACACGACGGGCCAAGATCCGGTCCAGGAAGTCATCTGGAGACGACGGTACCAGAACCGGTTCCAACGAGGAACCCGATCAAAGAAAGACCGCCTCCAGAACCGCTCCAGAACCCGGTCCTGAAAAACGAAAAGCAACTCCTGAGAACGACGACGTTCCTCTGAAGACGCTCAGGAGAGAGAAcggaccagaaccgggtcagaacctgaGCACGGCGGAACCAGAGGCTGACGAAgagaaaaagcagcaaataaagacagacgagcagaacccaacagaaccagaaccacgtGAACAG
- the LOC116714583 gene encoding matrin-3-like isoform X7, which translates to MFPFRQPSDSDLRPDPRRYGSGAERDFFRPPQESLSPGPAPQDGVLSLLSSCGLEPEDLSVLAKLPEDILTVESLPQILKQIKGQKAPPPAFPPRPEEPFHLGTAKPLPARPPSPPPPSSSFKAFSSAPRDWERLRHQPVQYPLHLLSAESRPDRWPGQQAAGSGRSPPPPSSSSTRRAVDQDLRPRPPVYGKDGSSFSGSAGRTRPSRFSGSGDFRTAPPLDERRRNSRPSFSSRVPDRVPNLNRARDPASGAMPSKKQALDFHGTSPPAFPYSCSLCDIAVLSEKVWIQHVNTTGHADGQLNLLQRFPRWDCRLESAGRDENQSNHRRDGANPAPPPPRPNQNRADPQTSKKQQKVRRFCSGHQEAAAGPQCVCVCQASDKGKVVCAKFPPQAVDEASLRKLIEPFGKVGKILMFPSLAFVEMGSSDQAKDLVKFYSSSDPEARKVKVEFNISNAFSFLQSSQVVSFTPAPSGEDGRSDLLSIAKRFGEPLYTLFLPSKAFVEMKLSAEAQKLVDYYSASALRINGATIQVAFSSEYRTLLRVPSAQKYEDEPAETKEPNRTRQARTRSGSRDRSRGGRRRRSGSGDRKRPETRTRTRSRSRERYGTSSPGQNQNQTEGKPKEPQNPESRSAEPQRDEGDDDDKAQPAAGEEEDQLADEDQSDSDIEGMEVIAEDGQNLDEEEEEEEEEEEEQKPESPGADGGELEKTGAEEEEEVEFPVDLESCITLDEVKTDDEDEAPPADCRCEDVGKKGSGEPGPEPTGPTPDHESSGSVSRTQEEPEPSDQTRSTETLEPEPDRTGLEPESQTGSQKVLETRRAKIRSRKSSGDDGTRTGSNEEPDQRKTASRTAPEPGPEKRKATPENDDVPLKTLRRENGPEPGQNLSTAEPEADEEKKQQIKTDEQNPTEPEPREQECGAPPAEGAAEPQKPVGAEFVRPVVGYFCNLCQLIFIDEDEAKLQHCATPAHYRKYQEKTGKDPWMS; encoded by the exons ATGTTCCCGTTCCGACAGCCGTCCGACTCGGACCTGCGGCCCGACCCTCGGCGCTACGGCTCTGGAGCGGAGCGGGACTTTTTCCGCCCCCCCCAGGAGTCTTTGTCGCCGGGCCCCGCCCCCCAGGACGGCGTCCTGAGCCTGCTGAGCAGCTGCGGCCTGGAGCCGGAGGACCTGTCGGTGCTGGCCAAGCTTCCTGAGGACATCCTGACCGTCGAGTCTCTTCCTCAGATCCTCAAGCAGATCAAAGGCCAGAAAGCTCCGCCCCCAGCGTTCCCCCCCCGGCCAGAGGAGCCGTTCCACCTGGGGACTGCCAAGCCTTTACCTGCCAGGCCGCCCTCTCCGCCGCCCCCTTCCTCCTCATTCAAGGCCTTTAGCTCCGCCCCCAGGGACTGGGAGCGGCTCCGCCACCAGCCGGTCCAGTACCCGCTGCACCTACTCTCTGCCGAGTCCCGGCCGGACCGCTGGCCAGGTCAGCAGGCCGCCGGGTCAGGCAGGTCCCCCCCGCCGCCGTCCTCTTCGTCGACCAGGCGGGCCGTAGACCAGGACCTCAGGCCACGCCCCCCCGTCTACGGTAAGGACGGTTCCTCCTTCAGCGGGTCAGCAGGCAGAACCCGTCCTTCCCGTTTCTCCGGGTCAGGTGATTTCAGGACAGCTCCTCCTCTTGATGAGCGCCGCCGCAACTCCAGGCCGTCCTTCAGCAGCCGTGTCCCGGACCGGGTTCCGAACCTGAACCGGGCCCGCGACCCGGCCTCCGGCGCCATGCCCTCTAAGAAACAAGCTCTGGACTTCCACGGAACGTCGCCGCCGGCGTTCCCGTACTCGTGCTCGCTGTGTGACATCGCCGTTCTGTCAGAGAAG GTTTGGATTCAGCACGTCAACACGACTGGACACGCAGACGGGCAGCTCAACCTGCTGCAGCG GTTTCCACGGTGGGACTGTCGCCTGGAAAGCGCTGGAAG GGACGAGAACCAATCAAACCACAGGAGAGATGGAGCAAATCCCGCCCCGCCGCCCCCCAGACCCAATCAGAACCGAG CAGATCCACAGACGTCCAAGAAGCAGCAGAAGGTGAGAAGGTTCTGCTCAGGTCATCAGGAGGCCGCCGCTGGgcctca gtgtgtgtgtgtgtgtcaggcgTCAGATAAAGGGAAGGTGGTGTGTGCCAAGTTCCCTCCTCAGGCTGTGGACGAGGCGTCTCTGAGGAAACTCATCGAGCCGTTTGGAAAGGTCGGAAAAATCCTCATGTTTCCGTCTCTG GCCTTCGTAGAGATGGGTTCCTCCGATCAGGCCAAGGACCTGGTCAAGTTCTACAGCAGTTCTGACCCAGAAGCCAGGAAGGTGAAGGTGGAGTTCAACATCTCCAACGCCTTCAGCTTCCTGCAG AGCTCCCAGGTGGTGAGCTTCACTCCAGCGCCGAGCGGCGAGGACGGCCGGTCCGATCTGCTCAGCATCGCCAAGCGCTTCGGGGAGCCGCTCTACACGCTCTTCCTGCCCTCCAAG gccTTTGTGGAGATGAAGCTGTCGGCTGAGGCCCAGAAGCTGGTGGACTACTACTCGGCCAGCGCCCTGCGGATCAACGGCGCCACCATCCAGGTGGCCTTCTCCTCCGAGTACCGGACCCTGCT GCGGGTTCCGTCGGCCCAGAAGTACGAAGACGAGCCGGCCGAGACCAAGGAGCCCAACAGAACCCGACAGGCCAGGACCCGGTCCGGGTCCAGAGACCGGTCCAGGGGAGGGCGGCGGAGACGGAGCGGTTCTGGAGACAGGAAGAGACcagagaccagaaccagaacccggtcCAGATCCAGAGAACGGTATGGAACCAGTTCTCCcgggcagaaccagaaccagacggaGGGGAAGCCCAAAGAACCACAGAACCCAG AGTCCAGATCGGCTGAACCTCAGAgagatgaaggtgatgatgatgataaagcCCAACCAGCGGCTGGGGAAGAGGAGGACCAGCTGGCTGATGAAGATCA GTCCGACAGCGACATCGAGGGCATGGAGGTCATCGCCGAGGACGGACAGAACCTggacgaggaagaggaagaggaggaggaggaggaggaagagcagaaaCCAGAATCACCTGGAGCAG ATGGAGGAGAGCTGGAGAAGACCggagctgaggaagagg aggaagtagaattCCCAGTGGATCTGGAGAGCTGCATCACTCTGGACGAGGTGAAGACGGACGATGAAG ATGAAGCGCCACCTGCCGACTGTCGCTGCGAGGATGTCGGGAAGAAGGGTTCTGGAGAACCCGGTCCGGAGCCGACTGGACCGACTCCAGACCATGAAAGTTCTGGTTCCGTCTCCAGAACccaggaggaaccagaaccttcagatCAGACGAGGTCCACTGAGACTCTGGAgccagaaccagacagaaccggTCTGGAGCCAGAGAGCCAGACCGGATCCCAGAAAGTTCTGGAGACACGACGGGCCAAGATCCGGTCCAGGAAGTCATCTGGAGACGACGGTACCAGAACCGGTTCCAACGAGGAACCCGATCAAAGAAAGACCGCCTCCAGAACCGCTCCAGAACCCGGTCCTGAAAAACGAAAAGCAACTCCTGAGAACGACGACGTTCCTCTGAAGACGCTCAGGAGAGAGAAcggaccagaaccgggtcagaacctgaGCACGGCGGAACCAGAGGCTGACGAAgagaaaaagcagcaaataaagacagacgagcagaacccaacagaaccagaaccacgtGAACAG
- the LOC116714583 gene encoding matrin-3-like isoform X11 — MFPFRQPSDSDLRPDPRRYGSGAERDFFRPPQESLSPGPAPQDGVLSLLSSCGLEPEDLSVLAKLPEDILTVESLPQILKQIKGQKAPPPAFPPRPEEPFHLGTAKPLPARPPSPPPPSSSFKAFSSAPRDWERLRHQPVQYPLHLLSAESRPDRWPGQQAAGSGRSPPPPSSSSTRRAVDQDLRPRPPVYGKDGSSFSGSAGRTRPSRFSGSGDFRTAPPLDERRRNSRPSFSSRVPDRVPNLNRARDPASGAMPSKKQALDFHGTSPPAFPYSCSLCDIAVLSEKVWIQHVNTTGHADGQLNLLQRFPRWDCRLESAGRDENQSNHRRDGANPAPPPPRPNQNRADPQTSKKQQKASDKGKVVCAKFPPQAVDEASLRKLIEPFGKVGKILMFPSLAFVEMGSSDQAKDLVKFYSSSDPEARKVKVEFNISNAFSFLQSSQVVSFTPAPSGEDGRSDLLSIAKRFGEPLYTLFLPSKAFVEMKLSAEAQKLVDYYSASALRINGATIQVAFSSEYRTLLRVPSAQKYEDEPAETKEPNRTRQARTRSGSRDRSRGGRRRRSGSGDRKRPETRTRTRSRSRERYGTSSPGQNQNQTEGKPKEPQNPESRSAEPQRDEGDDDDKAQPAAGEEEDQLADEDQSDSDIEGMEVIAEDGQNLDEEEEEEEEEEEEQKPESPGADGGELEKTGAEEEEEEEVEFPVDLESCITLDEVKTDDEDEAPPADCRCEDVGKKGSGEPGPEPTGPTPDHESSGSVSRTQEEPEPSDQTRSTETLEPEPDRTGLEPESQTGSQKVLETRRAKIRSRKSSGDDGTRTGSNEEPDQRKTASRTAPEPGPEKRKATPENDDVPLKTLRRENGPEPGQNLSTAEPEADEEKKQQIKTDEQNPTEPEPREQECGAPPAEGAAEPQKPVGAEFVRPVVGYFCNLCQLIFIDEDEAKLQHCATPAHYRKYQEKTGKDPWMS, encoded by the exons ATGTTCCCGTTCCGACAGCCGTCCGACTCGGACCTGCGGCCCGACCCTCGGCGCTACGGCTCTGGAGCGGAGCGGGACTTTTTCCGCCCCCCCCAGGAGTCTTTGTCGCCGGGCCCCGCCCCCCAGGACGGCGTCCTGAGCCTGCTGAGCAGCTGCGGCCTGGAGCCGGAGGACCTGTCGGTGCTGGCCAAGCTTCCTGAGGACATCCTGACCGTCGAGTCTCTTCCTCAGATCCTCAAGCAGATCAAAGGCCAGAAAGCTCCGCCCCCAGCGTTCCCCCCCCGGCCAGAGGAGCCGTTCCACCTGGGGACTGCCAAGCCTTTACCTGCCAGGCCGCCCTCTCCGCCGCCCCCTTCCTCCTCATTCAAGGCCTTTAGCTCCGCCCCCAGGGACTGGGAGCGGCTCCGCCACCAGCCGGTCCAGTACCCGCTGCACCTACTCTCTGCCGAGTCCCGGCCGGACCGCTGGCCAGGTCAGCAGGCCGCCGGGTCAGGCAGGTCCCCCCCGCCGCCGTCCTCTTCGTCGACCAGGCGGGCCGTAGACCAGGACCTCAGGCCACGCCCCCCCGTCTACGGTAAGGACGGTTCCTCCTTCAGCGGGTCAGCAGGCAGAACCCGTCCTTCCCGTTTCTCCGGGTCAGGTGATTTCAGGACAGCTCCTCCTCTTGATGAGCGCCGCCGCAACTCCAGGCCGTCCTTCAGCAGCCGTGTCCCGGACCGGGTTCCGAACCTGAACCGGGCCCGCGACCCGGCCTCCGGCGCCATGCCCTCTAAGAAACAAGCTCTGGACTTCCACGGAACGTCGCCGCCGGCGTTCCCGTACTCGTGCTCGCTGTGTGACATCGCCGTTCTGTCAGAGAAG GTTTGGATTCAGCACGTCAACACGACTGGACACGCAGACGGGCAGCTCAACCTGCTGCAGCG GTTTCCACGGTGGGACTGTCGCCTGGAAAGCGCTGGAAG GGACGAGAACCAATCAAACCACAGGAGAGATGGAGCAAATCCCGCCCCGCCGCCCCCCAGACCCAATCAGAACCGAG CAGATCCACAGACGTCCAAGAAGCAGCAGAAG gcgTCAGATAAAGGGAAGGTGGTGTGTGCCAAGTTCCCTCCTCAGGCTGTGGACGAGGCGTCTCTGAGGAAACTCATCGAGCCGTTTGGAAAGGTCGGAAAAATCCTCATGTTTCCGTCTCTG GCCTTCGTAGAGATGGGTTCCTCCGATCAGGCCAAGGACCTGGTCAAGTTCTACAGCAGTTCTGACCCAGAAGCCAGGAAGGTGAAGGTGGAGTTCAACATCTCCAACGCCTTCAGCTTCCTGCAG AGCTCCCAGGTGGTGAGCTTCACTCCAGCGCCGAGCGGCGAGGACGGCCGGTCCGATCTGCTCAGCATCGCCAAGCGCTTCGGGGAGCCGCTCTACACGCTCTTCCTGCCCTCCAAG gccTTTGTGGAGATGAAGCTGTCGGCTGAGGCCCAGAAGCTGGTGGACTACTACTCGGCCAGCGCCCTGCGGATCAACGGCGCCACCATCCAGGTGGCCTTCTCCTCCGAGTACCGGACCCTGCT GCGGGTTCCGTCGGCCCAGAAGTACGAAGACGAGCCGGCCGAGACCAAGGAGCCCAACAGAACCCGACAGGCCAGGACCCGGTCCGGGTCCAGAGACCGGTCCAGGGGAGGGCGGCGGAGACGGAGCGGTTCTGGAGACAGGAAGAGACcagagaccagaaccagaacccggtcCAGATCCAGAGAACGGTATGGAACCAGTTCTCCcgggcagaaccagaaccagacggaGGGGAAGCCCAAAGAACCACAGAACCCAG AGTCCAGATCGGCTGAACCTCAGAgagatgaaggtgatgatgatgataaagcCCAACCAGCGGCTGGGGAAGAGGAGGACCAGCTGGCTGATGAAGATCA GTCCGACAGCGACATCGAGGGCATGGAGGTCATCGCCGAGGACGGACAGAACCTggacgaggaagaggaagaggaggaggaggaggaggaagagcagaaaCCAGAATCACCTGGAGCAG ATGGAGGAGAGCTGGAGAAGACCggagctgaggaagaggaagaggag gaagtagaattCCCAGTGGATCTGGAGAGCTGCATCACTCTGGACGAGGTGAAGACGGACGATGAAG ATGAAGCGCCACCTGCCGACTGTCGCTGCGAGGATGTCGGGAAGAAGGGTTCTGGAGAACCCGGTCCGGAGCCGACTGGACCGACTCCAGACCATGAAAGTTCTGGTTCCGTCTCCAGAACccaggaggaaccagaaccttcagatCAGACGAGGTCCACTGAGACTCTGGAgccagaaccagacagaaccggTCTGGAGCCAGAGAGCCAGACCGGATCCCAGAAAGTTCTGGAGACACGACGGGCCAAGATCCGGTCCAGGAAGTCATCTGGAGACGACGGTACCAGAACCGGTTCCAACGAGGAACCCGATCAAAGAAAGACCGCCTCCAGAACCGCTCCAGAACCCGGTCCTGAAAAACGAAAAGCAACTCCTGAGAACGACGACGTTCCTCTGAAGACGCTCAGGAGAGAGAAcggaccagaaccgggtcagaacctgaGCACGGCGGAACCAGAGGCTGACGAAgagaaaaagcagcaaataaagacagacgagcagaacccaacagaaccagaaccacgtGAACAG